One region of Channa argus isolate prfri chromosome 20, Channa argus male v1.0, whole genome shotgun sequence genomic DNA includes:
- the kctd17 gene encoding BTB/POZ domain-containing protein KCTD5 isoform X2, with protein sequence MATTAGDQPEPTDAAALATYHGCHHHNSNNNNNNNNNKDSEAGESATSATAEPGGTESQSIGNGSVVNPTGGNNGKWVRLNVGGTVFLTTRQTLLKEQTSFLYRLCQQQDLHSDTDETGAYVIDRDPTYFGPILNYLRHGKLVYNKELAEEGVLEEAEFYNITPLIKLIKDRIVERDSKATQVPPKHVYRVLQCQEEELTQMVSTMSDGWKFEQVSVRTCRKPRTGLLWTMVNIGSSYSYGTEDQAEFLCVVSKELHTPGSGLGTEQSHKTKLAEMQEEEAAKEEEEEEEGGRDTTPNEWLRE encoded by the exons atggcAACAACAGCGGGCGACCAGCCGGAACCGACGGACGCCGCTGCGCTAGCGACGTACCACGGCTGCCACCAccacaacagcaacaataacaacaacaacaacaacaacaaagacagcGAGGCGGGAGAGAGCGCGACATCCGCCACAGCTGAACCCGGCGGGACGGAGTCGCAGAGCATCGGTAACGGTTCGGTCGTCAATCCCACAGGGGGAAACAACGGGAAGTGGGTTCGGCTTAACGTTGGCGGTACGGTGTTCCTCACGACGCGACAAACCCTTCTCAAAGAGCAAACTTCGTTCCTGTACCGGCTGTGCCAGCAGCAGGACCTGCACTCAGACACG GATGAGACTGGAGCTTATGTGATTGACAGAGATCCCACCTACTTCGGTCCCATCCTCAACTACTTGCGGCACGGCAAACTGGTTTACAACAAGGAGCTGGCTGAGGAAG GTGTCTTGGAGGAGGCTGAGTTTTATAACATCACTCCGCTGATCAAATTAATCAAGGATAGGATTGTGGAGAGGGACTCCAAAGCCACACAG GTGCCCCCCAAGCATGTCTACCGGGTGTTGCAGTGCCAGGAGGAGGAGCTTACTCAGATGGTCTCTACAATGTCGGACGGCTGGAAGTTTGAGCAGGTCAGCGTGCGCACCTGCAGAAAGCCCCGCACCGGACTGCTCTGGACT ATGGTAAACATTGGCTCGTCATACAGCTATGGGACAGAAGACCAGGCTGAGTTTCTGTGTGTTGTATCCAAGGAGCTTCACACTCCAGGGTCAGGGCTGGGTACAGAGCAAAGCCACAAAACTAAG CTGGCGGAGAtgcaggaggaggaagcagcgaaggaggaggaggaggaggaagagggtgGTAGAGATACCACACCAAATGAGTGGCTTAGAGAATGA
- the kctd17 gene encoding BTB/POZ domain-containing protein KCTD5 isoform X1: MATTAGDQPEPTDAAALATYHGCHHHNSNNNNNNNNNKDSEAGESATSATAEPGGTESQSIGNGSVVNPTGGNNGKWVRLNVGGTVFLTTRQTLLKEQTSFLYRLCQQQDLHSDTDETGAYVIDRDPTYFGPILNYLRHGKLVYNKELAEEGVLEEAEFYNITPLIKLIKDRIVERDSKATQQVPPKHVYRVLQCQEEELTQMVSTMSDGWKFEQVSVRTCRKPRTGLLWTMVNIGSSYSYGTEDQAEFLCVVSKELHTPGSGLGTEQSHKTKLAEMQEEEAAKEEEEEEEGGRDTTPNEWLRE; encoded by the exons atggcAACAACAGCGGGCGACCAGCCGGAACCGACGGACGCCGCTGCGCTAGCGACGTACCACGGCTGCCACCAccacaacagcaacaataacaacaacaacaacaacaacaaagacagcGAGGCGGGAGAGAGCGCGACATCCGCCACAGCTGAACCCGGCGGGACGGAGTCGCAGAGCATCGGTAACGGTTCGGTCGTCAATCCCACAGGGGGAAACAACGGGAAGTGGGTTCGGCTTAACGTTGGCGGTACGGTGTTCCTCACGACGCGACAAACCCTTCTCAAAGAGCAAACTTCGTTCCTGTACCGGCTGTGCCAGCAGCAGGACCTGCACTCAGACACG GATGAGACTGGAGCTTATGTGATTGACAGAGATCCCACCTACTTCGGTCCCATCCTCAACTACTTGCGGCACGGCAAACTGGTTTACAACAAGGAGCTGGCTGAGGAAG GTGTCTTGGAGGAGGCTGAGTTTTATAACATCACTCCGCTGATCAAATTAATCAAGGATAGGATTGTGGAGAGGGACTCCAAAGCCACACAG CAGGTGCCCCCCAAGCATGTCTACCGGGTGTTGCAGTGCCAGGAGGAGGAGCTTACTCAGATGGTCTCTACAATGTCGGACGGCTGGAAGTTTGAGCAGGTCAGCGTGCGCACCTGCAGAAAGCCCCGCACCGGACTGCTCTGGACT ATGGTAAACATTGGCTCGTCATACAGCTATGGGACAGAAGACCAGGCTGAGTTTCTGTGTGTTGTATCCAAGGAGCTTCACACTCCAGGGTCAGGGCTGGGTACAGAGCAAAGCCACAAAACTAAG CTGGCGGAGAtgcaggaggaggaagcagcgaaggaggaggaggaggaggaagagggtgGTAGAGATACCACACCAAATGAGTGGCTTAGAGAATGA
- the kctd17 gene encoding BTB/POZ domain-containing protein KCTD5 isoform X6 — translation MATTAGDQPEPTDAAALATYHGCHHHNSNNNNNNNNNKDSEAGESATSATAEPGGTESQSIGNGSVVNPTGGNNGKWVRLNVGGTVFLTTRQTLLKEQTSFLYRLCQQQDLHSDTDETGAYVIDRDPTYFGPILNYLRHGKLVYNKELAEEGVLEEAEFYNITPLIKLIKDRIVERDSKATQQVPPKHVYRVLQCQEEELTQMVSTMSDGWKFEQMVNIGSSYSYGTEDQAEFLCVVSKELHTPGSGLGTEQSHKTKLFQIHGSRM, via the exons atggcAACAACAGCGGGCGACCAGCCGGAACCGACGGACGCCGCTGCGCTAGCGACGTACCACGGCTGCCACCAccacaacagcaacaataacaacaacaacaacaacaacaaagacagcGAGGCGGGAGAGAGCGCGACATCCGCCACAGCTGAACCCGGCGGGACGGAGTCGCAGAGCATCGGTAACGGTTCGGTCGTCAATCCCACAGGGGGAAACAACGGGAAGTGGGTTCGGCTTAACGTTGGCGGTACGGTGTTCCTCACGACGCGACAAACCCTTCTCAAAGAGCAAACTTCGTTCCTGTACCGGCTGTGCCAGCAGCAGGACCTGCACTCAGACACG GATGAGACTGGAGCTTATGTGATTGACAGAGATCCCACCTACTTCGGTCCCATCCTCAACTACTTGCGGCACGGCAAACTGGTTTACAACAAGGAGCTGGCTGAGGAAG GTGTCTTGGAGGAGGCTGAGTTTTATAACATCACTCCGCTGATCAAATTAATCAAGGATAGGATTGTGGAGAGGGACTCCAAAGCCACACAG CAGGTGCCCCCCAAGCATGTCTACCGGGTGTTGCAGTGCCAGGAGGAGGAGCTTACTCAGATGGTCTCTACAATGTCGGACGGCTGGAAGTTTGAGCAG ATGGTAAACATTGGCTCGTCATACAGCTATGGGACAGAAGACCAGGCTGAGTTTCTGTGTGTTGTATCCAAGGAGCTTCACACTCCAGGGTCAGGGCTGGGTACAGAGCAAAGCCACAAAACTAAG CTCTTCCAGATCCATGGGTCCCGGATGTAG
- the plbd1b gene encoding phospholipase B-like 1 codes for MEKQNFKLCLLLNTLALSVGTYQLQEATVYWDTAQKSVILKEGVMETDGGAYGYFNDTLLLSGWGILEICAGYGGIITQEDDTTFFLAGYLEGYLTAGQMFNHYSNMYSQMINDEKVLSPLKRFFSKQDQWSREQVKLRRNSDPLWKHLGLILAQLDGLHAGAAHWAKSKNREPLSTFAIQFLNGVGDLLDLVPALTPRSNSSTGTGTFRMPGMGHCTALIKVLPGFENLLFGHSSWYTYAATMRIYKHWDFRVSDTHTATGKMSFSSYPGFLMSLDDFYLLGSGLLMTQTSIGVFNASLFSQLSPNSLLAWQRVRLANSLAHSGQEWAHVFSKYNSGTYNSQYMVVDLHKASLGHSIRNGALTVVEQIPGKIIYSDQTQALRRGYWSSYNIPFHTEIYNLSGYSVMWKRYGVDFSYDLCPRAKILRRDQAKVSDLNSLKHIMRYNNYKRDPYSKGHPCKTICCRNDLRPRRPHPGGCYDTKVTDYQMSLQLVAEAINGPTTQGGLPPFSWQSFNLTTHQGLPHIYNFPFVTMKPKLHRP; via the exons ATGGAGAAACAGAACTTCAAACTGTGTCTACTGCTGAACACTCTGGCGCTATCCGTGGGAACTTATC AGCTCCAAGAGGCCACTGTGTATTGGGATACTGCCCAGAAAAGCGTGATCCTGAAGGAAGGGGTGATGGAAACAGACGGGGGAGCTTACGGTTACTTTAATGATACTCTGCTCCTCTCTGGGTGGGGTATCTTGGAAATCTGTGCAGGATATGGAGGGATCATCACACAGGAAGATGACACCACCTTCTTCCTCGCTGGTTATCTGGAAGGTTACCTCACTGCTGG GCAGATGTTCAATCATTACTCCAATATGTATTCTCAGATGATAAATGATGAAAAGGTTTTGAGTCCCCTGAAAAGGTTTTTCAG caaacaagacCAGTGGTCTAGAGAACAGGTGAAGCTGAGGAGAAACAGTGACCCCCTTTGGAAACATCTGGGACTGATCCTGGCCCAACTGGATGGCCTACATGCGGGAGCTGCACATTGGgccaaaagcaaaaacagagag CCTCTGTCAACGTTTGCCATCCAGTTTTTGAATGGTGTTGGCGACCTTCTGGACCTGGTCCCAGCTCTGACACCTCGTTCCAACTCCTCCACAGGGACAGGCACTTTCAGGATGCCAGGAATGGGTCACTGCACTGCTCTCATAAAG GTGCTACCAGGCTTTGAGAACCTGCTGTTTGGCCACTCCAGCTGGTACACTTATGCAGCTACCATGCGTATCTATAAACACTGGGACTTCAGagtctctgacacacacactgccactgGAAAAATGTCATTCAGCAGTTACCCCg gCTTTCTGATGTCTCTGGATGATTTCTACCTGCTTGGGAGTGGCCTGCTGATGACTCAGACCTCCATTGGTGTGTTCAACGCCTCTTTGTTCTCTCAGCTTAGTCCTAACAGCCTGCTGGCCTGGCAGAGAGTCCGCCTAGCCAACAGCCTCGCACACAGTGGACAAGAGTGGGCCCACGTTTTCTCCAAATATAACTCAG GTACATATAATAGCCAGTACATGGTGGTGGACCTACATAAGGCCTCTCTTGGTCACAGCATTAGGAATGGAGCTCTAACAGTAGTGGAACAGATTCCTGGGAAGATCATTTACTCAGATCAGACTCAAGCTTTACGCAGAG GATATTGGTCGTCTTACAACATACCATTTCATACTGAAATCTACAACCTGAGTGGGTATAGTGTGATGTGGAAGAGATACGGAGTAGACTTCTCCTACGACCTCTGTCCCCGAGCCAAAATCCTACGCAGGGACCAGGCCAAGGTGTCTGACCTTAACTCTCTTAAACACATCATGAGATACAACA ACTACAAGAGAGACCCCTACTCCAAAGGCCATCCATGTAAAACCATTTGTTGCCGTAATGACCTGAGACCAAGGAGACCACACCCAGGAGGTTGCTATGACACTAAG GTGACAGATTACCAGATGTCTCTACAGCTGGTTGCTGAGGCAATAAATGGCCCCACAACGCAAGGGGGTCTGCCTCCATTTTCATGGCAATCCTTCAACCTCACCACTCATCAGGGTCTACCACACATCTACAACTTTCCCTTTGTCACCATGAAGCCCAAACTGCATAGGCCCTAA
- the kctd17 gene encoding BTB/POZ domain-containing protein KCTD5 isoform X3 encodes MATTAGDQPEPTDAAALATYHGCHHHNSNNNNNNNNNKDSEAGESATSATAEPGGTESQSIGNGSVVNPTGGNNGKWVRLNVGGTVFLTTRQTLLKEQTSFLYRLCQQQDLHSDTDETGAYVIDRDPTYFGPILNYLRHGKLVYNKELAEEGVLEEAEFYNITPLIKLIKDRIVERDSKATQQVPPKHVYRVLQCQEEELTQMVSTMSDGWKFEQMVNIGSSYSYGTEDQAEFLCVVSKELHTPGSGLGTEQSHKTKLAEMQEEEAAKEEEEEEEGGRDTTPNEWLRE; translated from the exons atggcAACAACAGCGGGCGACCAGCCGGAACCGACGGACGCCGCTGCGCTAGCGACGTACCACGGCTGCCACCAccacaacagcaacaataacaacaacaacaacaacaacaaagacagcGAGGCGGGAGAGAGCGCGACATCCGCCACAGCTGAACCCGGCGGGACGGAGTCGCAGAGCATCGGTAACGGTTCGGTCGTCAATCCCACAGGGGGAAACAACGGGAAGTGGGTTCGGCTTAACGTTGGCGGTACGGTGTTCCTCACGACGCGACAAACCCTTCTCAAAGAGCAAACTTCGTTCCTGTACCGGCTGTGCCAGCAGCAGGACCTGCACTCAGACACG GATGAGACTGGAGCTTATGTGATTGACAGAGATCCCACCTACTTCGGTCCCATCCTCAACTACTTGCGGCACGGCAAACTGGTTTACAACAAGGAGCTGGCTGAGGAAG GTGTCTTGGAGGAGGCTGAGTTTTATAACATCACTCCGCTGATCAAATTAATCAAGGATAGGATTGTGGAGAGGGACTCCAAAGCCACACAG CAGGTGCCCCCCAAGCATGTCTACCGGGTGTTGCAGTGCCAGGAGGAGGAGCTTACTCAGATGGTCTCTACAATGTCGGACGGCTGGAAGTTTGAGCAG ATGGTAAACATTGGCTCGTCATACAGCTATGGGACAGAAGACCAGGCTGAGTTTCTGTGTGTTGTATCCAAGGAGCTTCACACTCCAGGGTCAGGGCTGGGTACAGAGCAAAGCCACAAAACTAAG CTGGCGGAGAtgcaggaggaggaagcagcgaaggaggaggaggaggaggaagagggtgGTAGAGATACCACACCAAATGAGTGGCTTAGAGAATGA
- the kctd17 gene encoding BTB/POZ domain-containing protein KCTD5 isoform X5 produces the protein MATTAGDQPEPTDAAALATYHGCHHHNSNNNNNNNNNKDSEAGESATSATAEPGGTESQSIGNGSVVNPTGGNNGKWVRLNVGGTVFLTTRQTLLKEQTSFLYRLCQQQDLHSDTDETGAYVIDRDPTYFGPILNYLRHGKLVYNKELAEEGVLEEAEFYNITPLIKLIKDRIVERDSKATQQVPPKHVYRVLQCQEEELTQMVSTMSDGWKFEQVSVRTCRKPRTGLLWTMVNIGSSYSYGTEDQAEFLCVVSKELHTPGSGLGTEQSHKTKLFQIHGSRM, from the exons atggcAACAACAGCGGGCGACCAGCCGGAACCGACGGACGCCGCTGCGCTAGCGACGTACCACGGCTGCCACCAccacaacagcaacaataacaacaacaacaacaacaacaaagacagcGAGGCGGGAGAGAGCGCGACATCCGCCACAGCTGAACCCGGCGGGACGGAGTCGCAGAGCATCGGTAACGGTTCGGTCGTCAATCCCACAGGGGGAAACAACGGGAAGTGGGTTCGGCTTAACGTTGGCGGTACGGTGTTCCTCACGACGCGACAAACCCTTCTCAAAGAGCAAACTTCGTTCCTGTACCGGCTGTGCCAGCAGCAGGACCTGCACTCAGACACG GATGAGACTGGAGCTTATGTGATTGACAGAGATCCCACCTACTTCGGTCCCATCCTCAACTACTTGCGGCACGGCAAACTGGTTTACAACAAGGAGCTGGCTGAGGAAG GTGTCTTGGAGGAGGCTGAGTTTTATAACATCACTCCGCTGATCAAATTAATCAAGGATAGGATTGTGGAGAGGGACTCCAAAGCCACACAG CAGGTGCCCCCCAAGCATGTCTACCGGGTGTTGCAGTGCCAGGAGGAGGAGCTTACTCAGATGGTCTCTACAATGTCGGACGGCTGGAAGTTTGAGCAGGTCAGCGTGCGCACCTGCAGAAAGCCCCGCACCGGACTGCTCTGGACT ATGGTAAACATTGGCTCGTCATACAGCTATGGGACAGAAGACCAGGCTGAGTTTCTGTGTGTTGTATCCAAGGAGCTTCACACTCCAGGGTCAGGGCTGGGTACAGAGCAAAGCCACAAAACTAAG CTCTTCCAGATCCATGGGTCCCGGATGTAG
- the kctd17 gene encoding BTB/POZ domain-containing protein KCTD5 isoform X4: MATTAGDQPEPTDAAALATYHGCHHHNSNNNNNNNNNKDSEAGESATSATAEPGGTESQSIGNGSVVNPTGGNNGKWVRLNVGGTVFLTTRQTLLKEQTSFLYRLCQQQDLHSDTDETGAYVIDRDPTYFGPILNYLRHGKLVYNKELAEEGVLEEAEFYNITPLIKLIKDRIVERDSKATQVPPKHVYRVLQCQEEELTQMVSTMSDGWKFEQMVNIGSSYSYGTEDQAEFLCVVSKELHTPGSGLGTEQSHKTKLAEMQEEEAAKEEEEEEEGGRDTTPNEWLRE, translated from the exons atggcAACAACAGCGGGCGACCAGCCGGAACCGACGGACGCCGCTGCGCTAGCGACGTACCACGGCTGCCACCAccacaacagcaacaataacaacaacaacaacaacaacaaagacagcGAGGCGGGAGAGAGCGCGACATCCGCCACAGCTGAACCCGGCGGGACGGAGTCGCAGAGCATCGGTAACGGTTCGGTCGTCAATCCCACAGGGGGAAACAACGGGAAGTGGGTTCGGCTTAACGTTGGCGGTACGGTGTTCCTCACGACGCGACAAACCCTTCTCAAAGAGCAAACTTCGTTCCTGTACCGGCTGTGCCAGCAGCAGGACCTGCACTCAGACACG GATGAGACTGGAGCTTATGTGATTGACAGAGATCCCACCTACTTCGGTCCCATCCTCAACTACTTGCGGCACGGCAAACTGGTTTACAACAAGGAGCTGGCTGAGGAAG GTGTCTTGGAGGAGGCTGAGTTTTATAACATCACTCCGCTGATCAAATTAATCAAGGATAGGATTGTGGAGAGGGACTCCAAAGCCACACAG GTGCCCCCCAAGCATGTCTACCGGGTGTTGCAGTGCCAGGAGGAGGAGCTTACTCAGATGGTCTCTACAATGTCGGACGGCTGGAAGTTTGAGCAG ATGGTAAACATTGGCTCGTCATACAGCTATGGGACAGAAGACCAGGCTGAGTTTCTGTGTGTTGTATCCAAGGAGCTTCACACTCCAGGGTCAGGGCTGGGTACAGAGCAAAGCCACAAAACTAAG CTGGCGGAGAtgcaggaggaggaagcagcgaaggaggaggaggaggaggaagagggtgGTAGAGATACCACACCAAATGAGTGGCTTAGAGAATGA